In Mytilus edulis chromosome 4, xbMytEdul2.2, whole genome shotgun sequence, the following proteins share a genomic window:
- the LOC139520508 gene encoding lipid droplet-regulating VLDL assembly factor AUP1-like, with product MDRLFDISRFPDPGSVVLTIFYFPFGLVLVIIRLFIALHGLLVSCILPKSAATSFILKSIFAVVGIHIMVQEDKRDEKKKAKILVANYISHLDHMIIDFIQPCHTPDYQGLSGFEQWVFAYKNFGISKGTDTFEKNIKEYVTDDSNKFPVLLWPEKTTTNGRKGLLKFDKFPFSCSSIIQPMTIQATRWPLDVKVTTLTSNRWTDFFWSMFFPYTIFKIKILPAMEKSADESVEEFADRVREKLSSTLKVRMTDYTFEDKEKYIKRLDSESKQKKASSNKKTKQNPAELAEVSKMAQQVKEVLPETPLSVIEKDLLKTKDIDRTISNILEGKIVIPRNASDSSILSVPSSIPEVSQEIRDKVNTQVSPAQQKYSAHYFPKSSSDRHQSFEERKKIMIETARQIYMEKHGLH from the exons atttccTGATCCTGGATCAGTTGTTTTGACGATTTTTTATTTCCCGTTTGGACTTGTTCTAGTTATTATTAGATTATTCATAGCACTTCATGGTTTGTTGGTGTCATGTATATTGCCAAAGTCAGCTGCTACCAG cttcattttgaaatcaattttTGCTGTTGTTGGAATACATATTATGGTTCAAGAAGACAAAAGAGATGAaaagaaaaaagcaaaaataCTTGTAGCCAATTATATTTCACATTTGGATCACATGATCATTGATTTCATTCAGCCTTGTCACACA CCAGATTATCAAGGACTATCAGGGTTTGAACAGTGGGTATTTGCatataaaaactttggtatttcAAAAGGCACAGAcacgtttgaaaaaaatattaaagaatatgttacag atgACAGCAATAAATTTCCTGTGCTTTTGTGGCCAGAGAAGACAACTACAAATGGAAGAAAAGGTTTATTAAAATTTGA CAAATTTCCATTTAGTTGTAGCAGTATTATTCAACCT atgacaATACAAGCTACTAGATGGCCACTGGATGTCAAAGTG acAACATTGACCAGCAACAGGTGGACAGATTTTTTCTGGAGCATGTTTTTTCCatacacaatttttaaaattaa AATATTACCAGCAATGGAGAAATCTGCAGACGAATCTGTAGAGGAGTTTGCTGACAGAGTACGGGAAAAACTTTCCTCAACTTTAAAAGTTAGAATGACAGATTATACCTTTGaagacaaagaaaaatatattaaaagattAGACAGTGAGAGTAAACAAAAAAAAG cTTCCAGtaacaaaaaaactaagcaaaatcCTGCAGAATTAGCAGAGGTGTCAAAAATGGCACAACAAGTCAAAGAAGTGTTACCTGAAACGCCTTTGTCTGTAATAGAGAAAGATCTAT tgaaaacaaaagatattgatAGAACCATCTCTAACATATTAGAAGGAAAAATAGTAATACCTCGTAATGCTTCTGATAGCAGCATTCTGTCAGTACCCTCCAGTATTCCTGAAGTATCACAAGAAATCAGAGATAAAGTCAACACGCAAGTATCT CCAGCACAACAGAAATACAGTGCCCATTACTTCCCTAAATCTTCTAGTGATAGACATCAGTCATTTGAGGAGAGAAAGAAAATTATGATAGAAACTGCTAGACAGATATACATGGAAAAACACGGACTCCACTGA
- the LOC139520507 gene encoding uncharacterized protein has product MALSRSVQKSQIPINCQFCETQKSIKWKCLDCSLLICDNCKDKIHLKIKNAKDHKIISIKDIGLHPEELDFTNIKCQQHAGQSCCLFCTTCDHLVCPTCFAKVHKKHDLIEINEAYDIKQDDLKKEQSKIQKNKVEIETKMDKFRQLQAVECFKYEKVRQDIQSQEKTLKQAVEKYAQKLQKELEQNCKSTFQSIEGGMNDISGSIKQADVRYNEVEDFMNTTDVAKFFIQVSGMKKYTDISKESTMSNYCSILKFIPGEITQSNLGTFQNDDSPSGELTIDIKINRQFQTNISLVSFLSPCHDDSLWIACPNDGVLQKVKPEGTNLKTISTFNIKVFGMEITSSNNLLVKVKGESRLKKIDSSTGKLTDSIYDATPFTPSAVHATYNDKVIIGGFHNDLDTSAVMVMSDKGDQEAVYEHDQHKQPIFKYPKSITSTSNRNIHVADYEQSDGKGKVVVIGQNGDVINTYLGHKEINKEEPFRPDCIVKTSRDNVIVTDRHTHTLHILNNSGVLLTCYNISDIGILYPLSLAFTPAGQLYIGGTTPDISTANDAKLYEVNIYGC; this is encoded by the coding sequence ATGGCGCTTTCTAGATCAGTCCAGAAAAGTCAAATACCTATTAACTGTCAATTTTGTGAAACTCAGAAATCTATTAAGTGGAAATGCCTTGATTGCAGCCTTTTAATTTGTGATAATTGTAAagacaaaatacatttaaaaatcaaGAATGCAAAGGATCATAAGATAATAAGTATCAAAGACATTGGACTTCACCCAGAAGAATTGGATTTTACTAACATTAAGTGCCAACAACATGCAGGACAATCTTGTTGCCTATTTTGTACCACATGTGACCATCTTGTTTGTCCTACATGCTTTGCCAAAGTTCATAAGAAACATGatttaatagaaatcaatgaagcATATGACATAAAACAAGATGATTTGAAGAAAGAGCAAagtaaaattcagaaaaataaagTCGAAATAGAAACAAAAATGGATAAATTTCGACAACTGCAAGCAGTTGaatgttttaaatatgaaaaagtaAGACAAGATATCCAGTCACAAGAGAAAACATTGAAACAAGCTGTTGAAAAGTATGCTCAAAAACTCCAAAAAGAATTAGAACAGAATTGTAAATCTACTTTCCAATCCATCGAAGGAGGTATGAATGATATTTCAGGATCCATTAAACAAGCAGATGTAAGGTATAATGAAGTAGAGGATTTCATGAATACAACTGATGTTGCCAAATTCTTCATACAGGTTTCAGGAATGAAAAAGTACACAGACATATCGAAAGAAAGCACAATGTCAAATTATTGCTCTATACTAAAGTTTATCCCAGGGGAGATCACTCAGTCTAATTTGGGGACTTTTCAGAATGATGATAGTCCATCAGGTGAATTAACTATAGAtatcaaaataaacagacaatttcAAACTAATATTTCCTTGGTTAGTTTTTTATCTCCATGTCATGATGATTCACTATGGATAGCTTGTCCCAATGATGGTGTGTTACAAAAAGTAAAACCTGAAGGAACCAATCTAAAGACAATATCTACCTTCAACATCAAGGTCTTTGGTATGGAAATAACTTCATCAAACAATCTTCTTGTCAAAGTTAAAGGAGAATCCAGACTTAAAAAGATAGACAGCAGCACTGGTAAACTGACTGACTCTATATATGATGCTACCCCATTCACTCCTTCAGCCGTCCATGCGACATATAATGATAAAGTCATTATAGGAGGATTTCATAATGACTTAGACACATCAGCTGTAATGGTGATGTCTGATAAGGGAGATCAAGAGGCTGTGTATGAACATGATCAACATAAGCAACCTATATTTAAATACCCTAAGTCTATAACCAGTACAAGTAACCGGAATATACATGTGGCAGACTATGAACAAAGTGATGGTAAAGGTAAAGTAGTAGTGATTGGTCAGAACGGTGATGTTATCAATACTTATCTAGGACATAAAGAAATCAACAAGGAGGAACCATTTAGACCAGACTGCATAGTAAAAACATCTAGAGACAATGTCATTGTAACTGATAGGCACACTCACACACTTCACATACTAAATAACTCTGGAGTATTGTTGACTTGTTACAACATCAGTGACATAGGAATATTATATCCACTGTCTCTTGCCTTCACACCAGCAGGACAGCTCTATATAGGAGGTACCACACCTGACATTAGTACAGCAAATGATGCAAAATTATATGAAGTGAACATTTATGGATGCTGA
- the LOC139520510 gene encoding L-seryl-tRNA(Sec) kinase-like isoform X1 — MDTQSSKSSKCLVVLSGIPGCGKSTLAKLLYDKLGGIYVEEQSTHVKSSKCFDVIVVSYDELIPENIPLDAKSQQTWKEYREEIAFCIDYLVNKEISLANLTKPPPGVNDALWGKFYAIVRRQITSAESVVIVLDDNMYYTSMRHKYFQIARKYTCGFCQLHLACNIQTALERNLKRSQPITEDVIVAMATKIEPPNTHINSWETNSIVINTESNIESQLPRIMSLVNTAMLNPVQPIEETDPMITAESRQICSSNVIHQSDQILRKIVSHKMSNLKGIAEDKSTLQQLSKKYIDIRKTCLDKIKSGQVSFPVAVDEPNVSCDINSELYQQILRLFEQLLKEIT, encoded by the exons aTGGATACACAGTCATCAAAATCGTCAAAATGTCTAGTTGTTTTGAGTGGAATTCCAGGATGTGGTAAAAGTACTCTTGCTAAACTTTTATATGATAAGCTTGGAGGTATATATGTGGAAGAACAATCTACTCATGTTAAGTCATCAAAGTGTTTTGATGTTATAGTGGTGTCTTACGATGAATTGATTCCAGAGAATATACCTCTTGATGCTAAG tctcAACAGACCTGGAAAGAATACAGGGAAGAAATTGCTTTTTGTATTGACTATCTGGTCAACAAAGAAATATCATTGGCAAATTTAACCAAGCCTCCACCTGGTGTTAATGATGCATTATGGGGAAAGTTTTATGCTATTGTAAGAAGGCAGATAACTTCAGCAGAATCTGTTGTCATAGTATTAGATGACAACATGTATTATACAAGTATGAGACACAAGTATTTTCAAATAGCTAGAAAGT ATACTTGTGGATTTTGTCAGCTCCATCTTGCTTGTAATATACAAACAGCTCTGGAAAGGAATTTGAAACGTAGTCAACCAATCACAGAAGATGTAATTGTTGCTATGGCAACTAAAATAGAGCCACCAAATACACATATCAATAGTTGGGAAACTAACAGTATAGTTATAAATACTGAATCAAACATAGAAAG TCAGTTACCTAGGATAATGTCATTGGTGAATACAGCAATGTTAAATCCAGTTCAACCAATAGAGGAAACTGATCCAATGATAACAGCAGAAAGTCGTCAGATCTGTTCAAGTAACGTCATCCACCAATCAGATCAGATCTTACGAAAGATTGTTAGtcataaaatgtcaaatttaaaag GCATTGCAGAAGACAAGTCAACATTACAACAACTGTCAAAGaaatacatagatataagaaagACATGCTTGGATAAGATCAAAAGTGGACAAGTTTCATTTCCTGTGGCTGTGGACGAGCCAAATGTGTCATGTGATATAAACAGTGAACTGTACCAACAGATTCTTAGATTGTTTGAACAGTTGTTGAAAGAAATAActtga
- the LOC139520510 gene encoding L-seryl-tRNA(Sec) kinase-like isoform X2 gives MLRQSQQTWKEYREEIAFCIDYLVNKEISLANLTKPPPGVNDALWGKFYAIVRRQITSAESVVIVLDDNMYYTSMRHKYFQIARKYTCGFCQLHLACNIQTALERNLKRSQPITEDVIVAMATKIEPPNTHINSWETNSIVINTESNIESQLPRIMSLVNTAMLNPVQPIEETDPMITAESRQICSSNVIHQSDQILRKIVSHKMSNLKGIAEDKSTLQQLSKKYIDIRKTCLDKIKSGQVSFPVAVDEPNVSCDINSELYQQILRLFEQLLKEIT, from the exons ATGCTAAGGCAG tctcAACAGACCTGGAAAGAATACAGGGAAGAAATTGCTTTTTGTATTGACTATCTGGTCAACAAAGAAATATCATTGGCAAATTTAACCAAGCCTCCACCTGGTGTTAATGATGCATTATGGGGAAAGTTTTATGCTATTGTAAGAAGGCAGATAACTTCAGCAGAATCTGTTGTCATAGTATTAGATGACAACATGTATTATACAAGTATGAGACACAAGTATTTTCAAATAGCTAGAAAGT ATACTTGTGGATTTTGTCAGCTCCATCTTGCTTGTAATATACAAACAGCTCTGGAAAGGAATTTGAAACGTAGTCAACCAATCACAGAAGATGTAATTGTTGCTATGGCAACTAAAATAGAGCCACCAAATACACATATCAATAGTTGGGAAACTAACAGTATAGTTATAAATACTGAATCAAACATAGAAAG TCAGTTACCTAGGATAATGTCATTGGTGAATACAGCAATGTTAAATCCAGTTCAACCAATAGAGGAAACTGATCCAATGATAACAGCAGAAAGTCGTCAGATCTGTTCAAGTAACGTCATCCACCAATCAGATCAGATCTTACGAAAGATTGTTAGtcataaaatgtcaaatttaaaag GCATTGCAGAAGACAAGTCAACATTACAACAACTGTCAAAGaaatacatagatataagaaagACATGCTTGGATAAGATCAAAAGTGGACAAGTTTCATTTCCTGTGGCTGTGGACGAGCCAAATGTGTCATGTGATATAAACAGTGAACTGTACCAACAGATTCTTAGATTGTTTGAACAGTTGTTGAAAGAAATAActtga